One Panicum virgatum strain AP13 chromosome 9K, P.virgatum_v5, whole genome shotgun sequence genomic region harbors:
- the LOC120650157 gene encoding protein CDC73 homolog isoform X2, which produces MDPLSVLRDYAARNELDKIIFSGDDILFGSDYTFPANTPTAFTSKQSNRPYPLSAAVFLAQHHDLKHTDFIQAARLRRIPPVSLPDRKTFLDFLRFGHNLLPSADPLLPSAFAPPETHLHPPSPPPEDPAAAHEPTTGAQIRALERPFKDRNALLDARGRDFLAVFQAALRRQDEQRKAGAKDAAPSSRTDSGAGAAALAKPKVVDRALGDGVVPIILVPSASQTLITIYNVKEFLEDGVFVPSEERMRATKGGKPESVTVQKKLIRAERAGAAGGAVSFEVRDKPASLKSDDWGRVVGVFVLGKEWQFKDWPFKDHVEIFNRGYVVNAALSAKKGTLDCSVSHAA; this is translated from the coding sequence atggatcCCCTCTCCGTGCTCCGCGACTACGCCGCCCGCAATGAGCTGGACAAGATCATCTTCTCCGGCGACGACATCCTCTTCGGCTCCGACTACACCTTCCCGGCCAACACCCCCACCGCCTTCACCTCCAAGCAGTCCAACCGCCCCTAcccgctctccgccgccgtctTCCTCGCGCAGCACCATGACCTCAAGCACACCGACTTCATCCAggccgcgcgcctccgccgcatcccgcCCGTCTCCCTCCCCGACCGCAAGACCTTCCTCGACTTCCTCCGCTTCGGCCACAACTTGCTCCCCTCCGCCGAcccgctcctcccctccgcCTTCGCGCCGCCCGAGACCCACCTCcacccgccctcgccgccgcccgaggaCCCCGCTGCCGCCCACGAGCCCACCACGGGGGCGCAAATCCGCGCGCTCGAGCGCCCGTTCAAGGACCGCAACGCGCTCCTCGACGCCCGCGGCCGCGACTTCCTCGCCGTCTTCcaggccgccctgcgccgccaggACGAGCAGCGCAAGGCCGGCGCCAAGGACGCCGCGCCATCCTCCCGCACcgactccggcgccggcgcggccgccctCGCCAAGCCCAAGGTCGTGGACAGGGCCCTGGGCGACGGCGTCGTGCCCATCATCCTCGTGCCCAGCGCCTCGCAGACGCTGATTACGATCTACAACGTCAAGGAGTTCCTCGAGGACGGGGTGTTCGTGCCCAGCGAGGAGAGGATGCGGGCGACCAAGGGAGGCAAGCCGGAGAGCGTCACGGTGCAGAAGAAGCTGATTCGTGCGGAGAGGGCGGGCGCGGCTGGGGGTGCCGTCTCATTCGAGGTGAGGGACAAGCCGGCTTCGCTCAAGTCGGACGATTGGGGGCGGGTGGTGGGCGTGTTTGTGCTCGGCAAGGAGTGGCAGTTCAAGGACTGGCCCTTTAAGGATCATGTAGAGATCTTCAACAGAG